From Vicia villosa cultivar HV-30 ecotype Madison, WI unplaced genomic scaffold, Vvil1.0 ctg.002637F_1_1, whole genome shotgun sequence, one genomic window encodes:
- the LOC131639449 gene encoding uncharacterized protein LOC131639449 yields MAMVAKQGWFLMNNTQALMSRFFKARYFPKTTFLDANLGYNPSFVWRSIWKVREVITFGCRWSIGDGSQIKVMNEPWIRGKVEVVCMDCNNKWNMGVIRDLFDCVGAEEIIFVPLVEDVIADRLVWTEEKDGQYSVRSGYRVWKSIKKCYIQENHEVNCQGLWSILAPPRVRIKQHHVPCRICTGCLPSRVRLKQHHVPCPSTCQFCEVSEEDDWHVFFGCPGTNSCWTSANLHDTVAPLINHSDDIKSLILKVCSVVDRKVAGRFAIMIETLWQNRNNFIWNNKKEEASKLGWLAFHRWQDWFLAQNFQDREAGVAWDVGTLSVLEAEAMALKEAIQGALAFNLDHIVFASDSQKVVQAIQSNIVGSSEFSYIIRSIKRLLIDFPNFELINPE; encoded by the exons ATGGCTATGGTAGCAAAACAAGGTTGGTTTCTCATGAATAACACGCAAGCGTTGATGTCAAGGTTCTTTAAAGCAAGGTATTTCCCTAAAACTACCTTCCTTGATGCTAATCTTGGTTATAATCCTAGTTTTGTTTGGAGAAGTATTTGGAAAGTTAGAGAAGTGATAACTTTTGGGTGTAGGTGGAGTATAGGTGATGGTAGCCAAATAAAAGTTATGAACGAACCTTGGATTCGAGGTAAAGTAGAGGTTGTATGCATGGACTGCAACAACAAG TGGAATATGGGAGTGATTCGCGATTTATTTGATTGTGTAGGAGCGGAGGAAATTATTTTTGTACCGCTTGTGGAGGATGTTATTGCAGATAGATTGGTGTGGACGGAAGAAAAAGATGGTCAGTATAGTGTCCGGTCAGGGTATCGAGTTTGGAAGAGTATAAAGAAGTGTTATATCCAGGAGAATCATGAGGTTAATTGTCAAGGTTTGTGGTCTATCCTTGCGCCACCCCGGGTTCGGATAAAACAACATCATGTTCCTTGTCGGATTTGTACTGGATGTTTGCCTTCCCGGGTTCGGCTAAAACaacatcatgttccttgtccttCTACTTGTCAGTTTTGTGAGGTCTCTGAGGAGGATGACTGGCACGTTTTTTTCGGGTGTCCTGGAACTAATTCTTGTTGGACGTCAGCAAATTTGCATGATACTGTCGCACCTCTTATTAACCATTCTGATGACATTAAATCTCTTATTTTGAAAGTTTGTAGTGTGGTGGATAGAAAGGTGGCTGGGCGTTTTGCGATTATGATTGAAACATTATGGCAAAATAGGAATAACTTTATTTGGAACAATAAGAAAGAGGAGGCGTCAAAGCTTGGTTGGTTAGCTTTTCACAGATGGCAGGATTGGTTTTTGGCTCAAAATTTTCAGGATAGAGAG GCGGGTGTTGCGTGGGATGTTGGTACTTTATCTGTGTTAGAAGCAGAGGCAATGGCTTTGAAGGAAGCTATCCAAGGAGCTTTAGCTTTTAATCTCGATCATATAGTTTTTGCAAGTGACTCGCAAAAGGTGGTGCAAGCTATCCAATCCAATATTGTCGGAAGTTCCGAGTTTAGCTATATTATTCGTTCTATTAAacgtttgttaattgattttccaAACTTCGAG CTCATTAATCCGGAGTAA